A part of Rhinolophus ferrumequinum isolate MPI-CBG mRhiFer1 chromosome 11, mRhiFer1_v1.p, whole genome shotgun sequence genomic DNA contains:
- the BTBD18 gene encoding BTB/POZ domain-containing protein 18, with the protein MFSPASSKILYRNPRFLRLAFLQLHHQQQSGVFCDVLLQAEGEAVPAHCCILSACSPFFTERLERERPAQGRKVVLELGGLKIRTLRKLVDFLYTSEMEVSREEAQDVLSAARQLRVSELESLQLEGGKLVKAPQGRRLNRECLQPPSAAPISARVVASSRRPRTPLPVTQTPCPLGAVRLKSSGEEASQERCNRQNAENLSDTLVLKRKARACPPPQEKSSSPSSHSQGPEESASDPVLGPTVPSPTNLYPSVDEGLLPRKIRLSRSKPPPDVCTSKPACILSAPSSVPTAPGRRLWRQKSINKEAPEDKQKAGRVNLLQSTTTPSGLGKTGGSKKRSPEVRAPNSDSAEEGQVGRVKLRKTVNGTCWEVVQEPPLRNSQDSPQIPEPGDSEEPPAIQPSSVNPQEMSSATTDLCQDSPVCSRLQDILSASSSPGPPVVKSEFGSSPELVGKEPGFDIDCREPYAFDTDLLGQPCEAEEYRITSAAATSELEEILDFMLCGSDSEPPTASLESARAEGCRTPSYHLTETGKNWIEGEEWYIPDMELWPRELTGLEKGPVGENKEPVEPLSPLVMPSEMSEGEVLSVEGSWTQDLEISSSEPLDDQRDKLLHTDSLDPRQKSYGDLSPPCSHWVETGMEESLTMDEVLYPAPEAGKEVLSNSELLDPLPASLEEEEIDVVDWTSEGELMPTGIPSVWPDPSSESETEVDILT; encoded by the exons ATGTTTTCTCCTGCTAGTTCAAAAATCCTATATAGGAATCCCCGATTCCTCCGGTTAGCTTTTCTGCAGCTTCATCACCAGCAGCAGAGTGGAGTGTTCTGTGATGTCCTTCTGCAGGCAGAAG GTGAGGCAGTCCCAGCACATTGCTGCATCCTGTCTGCCTGCAGCCCCTTCTTCACAGAGCGCCTGGAACGGGAGAGACCAGCTCAGGGTCGTAAGGTGGTGCTGGAGCTGGGGGGCCTGAAGATCAGGACCCTTAGGAAGCTGGTAGATTTCTTGTATACCTCAGAGATGGAAGTATCTCGAGAAGAAGCCCAGGATGTGCTTTCTGCTGCCCGTCAGCTCCGAGTATCTGAGCTAGAATCCCTTCAGCTAGAGGGTGGGAAGTTGGTGAAGGCCCCTCAGGGCAGAAGACTGAACCGGGAGTGCTTACAACCTCCAAGTGCTGCACCGATCTCTGCCAGGGTGGTGGCATCCAGCCGCCGCCCTCGAACGCCACTGCCTGTTACCCAGACTCCCTGTCCTCTCGGGGCAGTGAGGTTGAAGTCGTCGGGGGAGGAGGCGTCCCAGGAGAGGTGCAACCGACAGAACGCAGAGAACTTGTCTGACACTCTTGTGCTCAAGAGGAAGGCCAGAGCCTGCCCACCTCCACAGGAAAAAAGCTCTTCACCGTCAAGCCACAGTCAGGGACCGGAAGAGAGTGCGAGTGACCCTGTCCTTGGTCCTACGGTGCCCTCCCCCACCAACTTGTACCCCTCTGTGGATGAGGGACTATTGCCCAGAAAGATCAGACTGAGTCGTTCCAAGCCACCTCCTGATGTGTGTACGTCCAAGCCGGCCTGCATTTTAAGTGCACCCAGCTCAGTGCCCACAGCCCCTGGCCGGCGTCTTTGGCgacaaaaaagtataaataaagaaGCACCAGAAGACAAGCAGAAAGCAGGGAGAGTTAATCTTCTACAGAGCACCACAACTCCATCTGGTCTTGGAAAGACGGGGGGGAGTAAGAAGCGCAGCCCTGAAGTCAGGGCACCTAACTCGGACTCTGCAGAGGAGGGGCAGGTTGGGAGAGTGAAACTTCGTAAGACTGTCAATGGGACCTGCTGGGAGGTGGTGCAGGAGCCTCCCCTCAGGAACTCTCAAGACAGTCCTCAGATCCCAGAACCTGGAGACTCAGAAGAGCCTCCAGCGATTCAGCCATCCTCAGTTAACCCGCAGGAAATGTCATCTGCTACAACAGACCTGTGTCAGGACTCCCCAGTGTGCTCTAGGCTACAAGACATTCTTTCTGCTAGCAGCTCCCCAGGCCCCCCAGTGGTGAAGTCTGAGTTTGGGTCCAGTCCAGAGCTGGTAGGGAAGGAACCTGGGTTCGATATTGACTGCAGAGAGCCATATGCATTTGACACAGACCTGCTCGGGCAGCCCTGTGAAGCTGAGGAGTACCGAATCACAAGTGCTGCCGCCACCAGTGAGCTGGAGGAGATCCTGGACTTCATGTTGTGTGGCTCAGACAGTGAGCCACCTACAGCATCTCTGGAGAGTGCCAGAGCTGAGGGATGTAGGACCCCTAGTTACCACCtgacagaaacaggaaagaacTGGATCGAAGGGGAAGAATGGTATATACCAGACATGGAACTCTGGCCCAGGGAGCTCACAGGATTGGAAAAGGGACCTGTCGGTGAGAACAAAGAGCCAGTCGAACCCCTTAGCCCTCTTGTCATGCCCTCTGAGATGAGTGAAGGGGAAGTGCTTTCAGTAGAAGGCTCTTGGACTCAAGACCTAGAAATTAGCAGCTCCGAACCACTGGATGATCAGAGAGACAAACTTCTACACACTGACTCCCTTGACCCTCGCCAAAAGTCCTACGGAGACCTCTCACCTCCCTGTTCACACTGGGTGGAGACTGGGATGGAAGAGTCCCTAACTATGGATGAGGTATTGTACCCTGCTCCAGAAGCAGGCAAGGAAGTACTTAGCAACTCTGAGCTGTTGGACCCACTTCCTGCCAGCCTTGAAGAGGAAGAGATTGATGTGGTAGACTGGACATCAGAGGGAGAGCTGATGCCCACCGGTATCCCCTCCGTATGGCCTGACCCTTCCTCAGAGTCAGAAACAGAAGTAGACATACTAACGTAG
- the SELENOH gene encoding selenoprotein H, producing MASRGRKRKAEAEVVAAADKREKRAGGQKGVEEATVVIEHCTSURVYGRNAAALRQALRLEAPELPVKVNPAKPRRGSFEVTLLRPDGSSAELWTGIKKGPPRKLKFPDPPEVVEELKKYLS from the exons ATGGCTTCCCGCGGGAGGAAGCGGAAGGCCGAGGCGGAGGTGGTCGCGGCGGCCGACAAGCGGGAGAAGCGGGCTGGCGGCCAGAAAGGAGTGGAGGAGGCGACCGTGGTTATCGAGCATTG CACGAGCTGACGCGTCTACGGGCGCAACGCCGCGGCCTTGAGGCAGGCGCTGCGCCTGGAGGCCCCCGAGCTTCCAGTGAAGGTGAATCCGGCCAAGCCCCGGAGGGGCAGCTTCGAGGTGACGCTGCTGCGCCCGGACGGCAGCA GTGCGGAGCTTTGGACTGGGATTAAGAAGGGGCCCCCACGCAAACTCAAGTTCCCCGACCCGCCAGAGGTGGTAGAGGAGCTGAAGAAGTACCTTTCGTAG